GAAACGGGCGCGGGAGCGGTTACACGGACAATTAACCGGCGAGCCGCTTACAAAAAATTGGACATCTTTCTGCCTCAAGTGCTGCACAAAGACGGCGCAAAATGGCGTCCGATTGATTACGACCGCGACATTCTCGGCGCTTTGGACTGGGGAAGCATTGACACGGGCAGGGCGGTTAATTTCAGCAATACCGGCATGATGGCGGAAATAAAAGCAGTGGTTGACCTTAAAGGCGACAATCCGCCTGTTTCCGAGTCTGAAATTGACACGGGGGAAACCCTTACGCAGGACTACTTTGTCCGCCGTTTGATTGACACAGTTCCCAATCCGTGGCAAGCGGCGCGCATCACCGGGCAGTTTCTCACAAAACACAGCAAATATGATGACGCAAAACTTTTGAAAAACCGCGTTTATCTTTCCGAGGTTTTAAGGCAACGGGTCAGGGATGAAGTGGACAGAAAAGCCGAACAATGTTTCCGCGATAAGTTGGAGGCGGATGAAATTAAGTTTCATCTTGTAACCGATAAAGAATTGAACTACGAACTCTACAAGACCCTTGAAGTGTCTGTCAGGGAAGGTGAGAGACTGCTTTCCGGCAAGCACGGGCGGACAATTCAACAGAGTTTGTTTGAGGATGTTTTTGAAAGCGACTTTAACGACCTTGAAGCAAACTTCGCGCTTTGTCTGGAACAAAGCAAGGCAATATACTGGTGGCACAGAATAGCGGCGAGGCGGGGGTATTCAATTCAGGGCTGGAAACGGCACAAGGTTTATCCCGACTTTATAGCGTGCAGGAAAGACAACAAACTGCTGATAATGGAAACAAAAGGGCTTCACCTGAAAGGCAATGAGGATACGGAATACAAGAAAAAGTTGCTCAAAACCCTTGAGGCAACCTATAAGACCGCTCTTAAAAGGGGCGAAATGGAAACAATCGGCGAGACCCCGGCAAAGTTCAGAATGCTTTTTGAAAACACTTGGGAGCAGGATTTCAATGCCATGATTGCCGGAAGATGACACTCCCGCTTCCCGCTCTCCCATTTGATACCCCCCTCCGCCAATGTGTAGAATACCCGCCAATGTTCAGGAGGTAACACAATGAAACTGAAAGGAAAAATCGCCCTCATAACGGGCGGAAGTCTCGGTCTCGGAAAAGCGACGGCAATTCTGTTTGCTCAAGAGGGGGCTACTGTCATCATAACCGGCAGAACGGAAAAGACCCTTAAAGAGGCGGTCGCCGAAGCCGAATCCAAAGGGGTGAAAATTGAGTATCTGGTGAGCGATGTCGCAAAAGAGGAAGACTGCAAAAGCGCGGTTGAAGAGACAGTCAAACGGCACGGCGCGGTGGACATTCTGTTTAACAACGCCGGAGTTCTCTCCCCCGCCGTAACGCATGAGACGGAGACCGGCGAATGGGACAGGATTTTTGCAATCAATGTTCGCGGGACTTTTATGATGTCCAAATACACCATCCCCCACATGCTCAAAAAAGGAAGCGGTTGCATAGTGAACAACTCATCCGTTGTCGGCCTCAAAGGGGTCGCCGGGTTCACTCCCTATGTTGCGTCAAAAGGCGCGGTAACACAGTTCACAAGGGCGATGGCGCTTGACTACGCGCAGCAGGGGATACGGGTGAACGCAATATGCCCGGGCGCGATTGTTACCCCGATGGTAACCAACATCATTGACGCAATGGAAGACAAACAGGCGGCTGAAGACATGCTGACCTCATTCCACCCGATGGGCAGACTGGGACAGCCGGACGAGATAGCAAGAGCGGTGCTCTTCCTCTGCGAAGACGGAGTTGACTTTATGACCGGCATAATGCTTTCGGTGGACGGCGGCTGGATAGCGCAGTAACACGCCGCGCCGGTTTGAGAAACACGGCGGCGGGGTATAAAATGCGTCAGCAGTTACAGGTTGGAGGTAACACAATGAAGCTGAAAGGAAAAGTCGCCCTCATAACGGGCGGAAGTCTCGGGCTCGGAAAGGCGACGGCAATTCTGTTTGCTCAAGAGGGGGCTACTGTCATCATAACCGGCAGAACGGAAAAGACCCTTAAAGAGGCGGTCGCCGAAGCCGAATCCAAAGGGGTGAAAATTGAGTATCTGGTGAGCGATGTCGCAAAAGAGGAAGACTGCAAAAGCGCGGTTGAAGAGACAGTCAAACGGCACGGCGCGGTGGACATTCTGTTTAACAACGCCGGAGTTCTTTCCGCCGCCTCCACGCATGAGACCGAAACCGAAGAGTGGGACAGGATTTTTGCAATCAACGTTCGCGGGACTTTTATGATGTCCAAATACGCCGTTCCGCACATGCTCAAAAAAGGAAGCGGCTGCATAGTGAACAACTCGTCCATTTTAGGATTGAAGGCGCTCCCCGGAATTGCCGCATACACGGCTTCAAAGGGGGCGGTAACACAGTTCACAAGGGCAATGGCGCTTGATTACGCGCAGCAGGGGATACGGGTGAACGCAATATGCCCGGGCACAATCGTTACGCCGATGGTAACCGGAATGCTTGACTCAATGGAAGACAAACAGGCCGCGGAGGAAATGTTCAAGTCGTTCCATCCGATGGGACGCCTCGGCCATCCCGATGAGATTGCAAGGGCAGTGCTGTTTCTCTGCGAGGACGGGGTTGATTTTATGACGGGAACAATGCTTTCAGTGGACGGCGGCTGGATAGCCAGATAGTCCGCCCGTTGCCGATGTAGCTCAGAGGCAGAGCAGCTCACTCGTAATGAGCAGGTCAGGGGTTCGAGTCCCCTCATCGGCTTGAAAGGAATTTTTATGCGCGATTTTACAGTTCAGAGAAAAGATATAGAACAGTCCTTTTCGCTGGTGTGGAAGTTTGCCGTGAGCAGGCGCATTGTGTCATCATCATCCGCTTTTGAGGATTTGGCGCGGCGGCTTTCCGGCGCGGGAGTGGAAACGGTTCTGTTTGACGCCGCGGGAGATATACATACGGAAGGGACGATTTTTCTGGTGCTCACCGAAGAAGAGGCAAACGCGGTGAAAGGCGCGGTTTTTCTTGCGTCTCCCGCTTCGGCGTCTCTTGAGGCGAAGATGCTCTGCTCATACGTGTCAAGCCTTGACGGAAAGGACGCGGTGGCTGAAATGGCGGATTTGATAATGACCGCAAAGGGGGCATAATTCCGCCGCGCTATGTGCAAAAAACAGACACGGGAGATACGGGAGGCGCAGGACACTTTTTACGAGGCGCTCAACAGGGCGGACATTGAGATGATGGAAAAAGTGTGGGTCGCCGGGGGAAAGGCTAAATGTATTCATCCGGGCTGGCCCGCCATTAAAGGGTGGGACTCAATCAAGGCGAGTTGGATGACCATATTTGAATCCGGCGAACTCGCAAGCGTGGAAACCTCGGACGTTACCATTGACGTGGGCGAAAAAGCCGCGTGGGTGAACTGCGTTGAGAAACTCAACCATTTTGTTGACGGCAGGGTTGTCGTAACGCTCGCTCAGGCGACAAACATCTTTGAAAACACCGGAGACGGATGGCGGATGACGCTTCATCACGCCTCGCCGATTCCGGTCAGTTCGCTTCCCGAAGCGGAATTGCAGTAAGCCCGCCGCCCGTTTTTATACGCTGTTTATGAAAACCGCCTGTTTGTTGAAGCGGCCGTCCACGGCAAGGTCAACAAGGGCTTTGCCCAGTTCCGCCACCCGCACCTTGATTCCGCCGGGCTTGAAAGGGGTTATGTTTGCGTCCCGCCTGTAGGGTTCGGGCGTTATCCACGGCGGACGCACCACCGTCCAGTCAAGACCGCTTTCGCAAAGGATTTCATACTCGGCGCGTTTGTCGTCAAGCAGGTTCTTGAGGCTGCGGTTTGTTTTCGTGAGCAGGTATGCCGCACCGCTGAAGAATTTCCCCCGGATGCTGAATTTGTCGGTCGGCACGGACAAACTCGCGCCCGAAACCGCGACATAGCGCGAAATACCCGCCTCCGGCATTAATTCCGAAAGGTGGCGGGCGGCGCTTGAGTGAACTTTGAATCCGGTCCGGAGTTCCGTGGGTCCCAGCGCGCTTATAACGGCGTCCGCTCCGCTTATCAAATCGCGCACGGCTTCGCGCTCCGTCACATCGCCCCGCACGGCCTCAAACACACCCGCCCCGCCTTCCGGCATTTGCGGCATGCGGGCGGGGTTTCTCACCAGCCCCCGCGCATTGTGGCCAAGGCGGAGGCAGTAACTGACCGCCATCGCCCCCGTGCGCCCGGACGCTCCCAAAACGGCAAAGGTCACGGCAAGCCCGCCTCCTCTTGTTCAAGCATTTCCCCGACACTGTTAATGAGCGCCCGCACCCCCGCGCCCGTGGCGGCGGAAATTGCCTCCGCCCGTATTCCCTTGCCTTTGAAAAACTCCGCAAGTTGCGCGGCTTTTTCCGCCGCTTCGGGAATGTCGGTTTTGTTCAGGGCGATTATCTGCGGCTTGTCGGCGAGCGCCGCGCCGTAAAGACGCAGTTCTGAATTTATCGCCGCATAGTCCTCAAGGGGGTCTCTGCCGGAAAACGGCGACACGTCTATCATGTGGACAATCACCCGCGTTCTTTCAACATGGC
This Candidatus Dadabacteria bacterium DNA region includes the following protein-coding sequences:
- a CDS encoding SDR family NAD(P)-dependent oxidoreductase translates to MKLKGKIALITGGSLGLGKATAILFAQEGATVIITGRTEKTLKEAVAEAESKGVKIEYLVSDVAKEEDCKSAVEETVKRHGAVDILFNNAGVLSPAVTHETETGEWDRIFAINVRGTFMMSKYTIPHMLKKGSGCIVNNSSVVGLKGVAGFTPYVASKGAVTQFTRAMALDYAQQGIRVNAICPGAIVTPMVTNIIDAMEDKQAAEDMLTSFHPMGRLGQPDEIARAVLFLCEDGVDFMTGIMLSVDGGWIAQ
- a CDS encoding SDR family NAD(P)-dependent oxidoreductase; the encoded protein is MKLKGKVALITGGSLGLGKATAILFAQEGATVIITGRTEKTLKEAVAEAESKGVKIEYLVSDVAKEEDCKSAVEETVKRHGAVDILFNNAGVLSAASTHETETEEWDRIFAINVRGTFMMSKYAVPHMLKKGSGCIVNNSSILGLKALPGIAAYTASKGAVTQFTRAMALDYAQQGIRVNAICPGTIVTPMVTGMLDSMEDKQAAEEMFKSFHPMGRLGHPDEIARAVLFLCEDGVDFMTGTMLSVDGGWIAR
- a CDS encoding nuclear transport factor 2 family protein produces the protein MCKKQTREIREAQDTFYEALNRADIEMMEKVWVAGGKAKCIHPGWPAIKGWDSIKASWMTIFESGELASVETSDVTIDVGEKAAWVNCVEKLNHFVDGRVVVTLAQATNIFENTGDGWRMTLHHASPIPVSSLPEAELQ
- a CDS encoding NAD(P)H-binding protein; this encodes MTFAVLGASGRTGAMAVSYCLRLGHNARGLVRNPARMPQMPEGGAGVFEAVRGDVTEREAVRDLISGADAVISALGPTELRTGFKVHSSAARHLSELMPEAGISRYVAVSGASLSVPTDKFSIRGKFFSGAAYLLTKTNRSLKNLLDDKRAEYEILCESGLDWTVVRPPWITPEPYRRDANITPFKPGGIKVRVAELGKALVDLAVDGRFNKQAVFINSV